The genomic DNA ATGCGCCCGCACTCCAGGCAGTTGTTGATGAGCTTGTGCTTCTGGCCCAGGCACTCGCAGGCGTGGCGGCCTGGGatgagcacagccagcctgtcCTGCCCCTCCCTCGTGTACAGGCTGACGTACTTGGGCTTCTTCTTAGAGGAGATGCTACTGCTGCTGACTgcgctgctgctctcctgggcctgggaaggagaaaacaaacaataaacaaaTTTAACTGTGCTCTCagtgcagcactggcagcagagaGCGAGCGCTGACCCCTGGGCAGGCCAGAGGTTCAGACAAGTGTTATTCTGCCTCACTGGAATAAAACTTGGACCAGGCCCCAGACTGAGCAGAAAGACAAGCTCAGGCCTGCCAGAAAAACTCCAAGGAATCCAAAGCAAGGACATCAGGATGCACTCGAAGTTTGCCACCCAtgccagctggagctgctgggatctGGGCAGTGAGGGCTGCTTTCTGTGTTCTGCACAGCCTCACACCTGCTTAACAGCTCCAAACTGCAGCCCAGCTACTCCCAAGGTCATTTCCAAGGATTATTTAGACTCTGTGTTTGTAGCTGTGCgccctgtgtgtgcctgtcCTCAGACACagctggtggtggcagcagggccatCCACAGCCTTGTCACCTCTCAGAAGCTTCCTCAAGTCccacctggcacagccacctcaGAGGAGGTTTTCCACACAGAGGGTTCAAGTGCtgagctgtaaaataaattctgctcCTCCTTTTATGATCTGGCCTCAGTGATTTCATGATTCACCTCTGAGTTTCAATCTGGTTTAGTGACAAGCAGATGCAGCACTTCCAGTCCCCCCCAGTAAAGTCCAACTGGTTTTAGTGCCACTGCCAGATTCAAACACTGGCACCatggaaaaaaactcaaaacaagaTAAAGTGACTTTGGCAGATTTTTCTcacttgttttttaaattttaattaagtttaaCAGTAACTACAAGGAAATGGAACATCACTGTCCACTTTTAGCCCACCAgttcaaaaatgttttatccTATTAACACTTCTACAAATACTTTCAGCCTTTGCAGCCTCCCTGCTCCAAAAAGTTCCATTTAAAAACATGAATTCAGGTTCCACTCCTTACTCAGGAATAGCAGCATTTCTTAGGGGTTTACTGTTTCTATGCTCTTATTCTAGTTTCTTTCTGAAGTATTTCAGTTGCTAACTAAAGCTTTAATCATCGTGACTGAGATAGTTTAAATACAGCAGGAAAGGATGTTCTAGCCACTTGGTGGTTTAACTTCCCCACCCTTATATCTGATTTaaagaaatctcttttattCCTAATTACAGCCTCAACTTCCTTCGCCTGCTCTCTCCTCTCAGGCTTTCTGGGGGAGAAAAATCTCTGTTGGCATATTTGCTGTCTGATGATTATTTTACTCCCAGTTATAGACACAAACAGACACAACCTTTCTGCCCAGCCTGGATATCATAGGAACATGGAAATggttaggttggaaaagccctccaagatcaCAGAGACCCATCATTaactctccctcctttcctctgcctccccctcactctttttcctcttcctccttcacctctctcccctcctccctccctaAGTGCCTCATCCACGTTTTCTGAAtcccttcagggatggtgactccaccattgTCCTAGACAGTCCATTCCAGTATCTGACCACTGTTTctatgaacttttttttccctattatccaaactaaacctccctggcacaacttaaggccatttcctctcatcctgtcccttgttTCCAGGGAGCAGATGCCAACCCCTCACCCAGTTCTCCTGTCAGGGGGTTGTGCAGAGCCGGAAGGTCCACCCTGAGActccccttctccaggctgagccccctcagccactcctggtgctccagccccctgcccagctctgctccttctctggacatgctccagcacctcactGTCTCTCTTGTGAGGGCCTAAAACTGCCAGtatttgaggtgtggcctcagcagcgCCCACCTGGACATCCCAGTGTGACATGTCCCAGACACTCATTCCACTTTTCCATCACATCTTTACCAGTGTTTGACACCCAGGCTCCAGGTTCCAAGCCTTTCCAGTGACCTCCAGCCTCCCTGGCACAGCGCCCACACTCACCTTGGCCAGGTCCAGTGGGGTTTTCACCTCCTCCCCATGAGCACTGGGCTCGGCATACGCCGGTGTCTCCTGCTTGTTCCGCCCTTTGCGCTTCCCCTTCTTCCCTTGGTCCCCAGCCCGCAGCACTTCCAAAACCTCTGCAAGTGTGAGCAAGCACAGAGAGAGGCTGGGTaagtgccagcagcagaaaaatgtcCCTGGACTCTACTTCACGACTGCAAATGGGCTTTAAACTGTCCGGACAATCAAGAATGGGACCGGTATCCATACAGGAATTCATGCCATGGAATTGTTTGCAACCACAATCACCAAGTTTATTTGAGagttttctgctctgctccactcACCATCCTTTTTCCGATAGGCCGGGAAAGGCTCGGAGGGCGGCTGGGCAGATTTCCTCCACCTGGTCAGCAGCTCTTCCACAAACCAGCCCTTCTTCCCGTCCGTGCCCTGAACCAGGTCAACAACGTACTCCCGGATCTCATCCTCGTTTGTGATCGACAATATGTACCTACAAGGGGCCGGGGTGGAGAAAAATGGGTGAGGGAGCGGATGTTCCGAGGTCTAATCCTGTGTCTCATCGCACAGGTGTGTcatttatctttccttttccGATCAGGTTTCTTTAGAGACGGTGGTAAGACCATGGCAGAAGGTGTAACGATATGACTTTCAAAATCCCTCCCAACTAACAGCAATCCGTGACTCTGTGACCCCACATCGCCCCCCCGCCACATCTCCACCTCAAATCTCCACCCGAGCGACAACCCCGGGCACAGATTCCCGACAGCTGCTCTGACACACCCTGTTTCCTCCGTACTGGACCGAGAAACCCCTACCAGAGGGCAGAAgggccccgcccggccccgaCCTCGCTCACCTCACCACCTCCTCGCCCACGTCCAGCCCAAAGTCCCCACGCAGGTGTTGGACACACCACGCCAGGAGCGAGCTGGGCGCCGCCATCTTCCGCGGGGGACGGGAAACGGCGGCGCACCGCCCGacaccttctccttcccttccccccgGGAACGCGGCCCCGGAGCGACCGTTCCGGGACCGATTCATAGAGTCCGGGAATCGTTCGGGTTGGAAGCGACCgtaaatcccatcccatcccatcccatcccatcccatcccatcccattccattccattccattccattccattccattccattccattccattccatcccattccattcGAACCCCGTGCCATGcggcaggaacaccttccattagaccagaTTATGCCAAGCCCCATTCCGCGTGGCTTTGAACACTTTATGTGGCAGCCACAGAtgctctggacaacctgtgccgGCGCTTCAGTCCCGTCCCAGGGAATTTCCCTTCACAGGGAGTTTGTCCCCGACACGCGGCCCGGGCCAGAGAGCGGGAAGGAGGGCGGAAGGAGGGCGGCCCGCGCTGCCTTGGCGGGCTGTGGCGctgccggggcggggccgggcagtGCCGGGCCGGGATGGCGCGGACCAAGGTGGACCAGCGTGGGCGCGCCTTTCGAAAGGGTGCGGAGAGCGGGCATGGGAGAGCGGGAcgggaatgggatgggatgggatgggatgggacggGCAGGGCTGAGGCGGGTTCCGATGCCGCCGCTGACCCCTCgctgtccccttgtccccgcAGTGTTGGTGGCCCGCGCTCCGCGGAAGGcgctgggctccagcagcatcaacgcgcggccgccgctgcccaGCAGGAGAGGTGAGCGCCGgggctccttctcctccctcccttcgctctttccttctctccctcagtacgttctttctttcttctttacttCCCGCCCTTCCCCTCTCTatcctttcttcctccctccttccctccatccctctcttttcccctcttctcctccccagcactgaCATCTCACCCCGCAGGTGACAGGCGCCCTGCGGGGCTGAACCGGGTCTGTGTGAGGCCGGTGCCCGCCTGGCAAAGGGGCATCGGCGACTTCCTAAAGCTCGCATCCAAGGAGAACCGAGTACCCGACGGAGAGATGCCTGGGCCCAGCAGCCTGGAGTGAGTGTTGGGGCAACGTGAGGCATAAGTTAGGACAAGCAAGTTGtgattgttttttctctgagtttcaGCTTTGAAGGGGCAAGTGACTGCTGACAAGGTGACAATGTTTATCCTGACCTCTGGATCCTCATGGAAATAATGTTTCTCAGCAAAGTTTTCAGGGAGCTCCTCAAGGTTCCTGAAAATGGATGGAGTAACCGGTAGTTGAGGGAAGTTCTCACTGCTCAGACATAACTTTGCCAGCAGAGCAAAGCTTTGGAAAAGCTTAGGAGAGCACTAACAACTTCCACGTGCCAGGAATTGAATGGCTTTTACAAGCTGAAACCTCAGAGATTATTAACCTGAGTAGGCTGCACTACTGACTAAAACGGCAGCAGTATAAAATATTGTCTTACAGACACTCTGTTTTCCGTAGAGAATTCTAGGTTGAACCTCCATTTTTCCACCAAATGTAGGTATTCCCAAACTGCCAGGGAGAGCCTATAAGAATCAGCCCCAAACTGTCCTGCAGGACAAGCAGACAAAGGCTTCCCACCTGTTGGTGAAACAGAAAGCATTTGCTGTAGCACAGGAAAACTTTCATCCCTTTAATTTGGAGTTTGTTGGGCCAAATAAGAACAAGGTGGTGAAAAGAGAACACAGAGTTTCCTCATCCAAAACAATTTGCAGCTTCCCAGTGTGTTCTGGAGGAAGCAAGAACTGTACTCACTCAACTGCACAGGCTTTTTGTTCCGTAAATTAGTCAGGTGGAAACTCAGGTGTGAGATGGGAGTTATGGAGCTCCCAAGGAAAACTGTGGAACCTGTGTGTGGTCCTTGGGGTCCAGGACGTGCAGGGACCATCCAGGGATGTCTGGGGGTGGAATGTTATCCTTCCAGTTTGGAAGGAatgtctctgcagctgcctctgggctCGGAGCACTCAGGATAAAGTAGCCCCTGTCAGTCCTGGTGCCTCAAGGTGCTGTCTGAGGGTATCTAAGTCATTTGGGTCACATGGGCTTTGGAAAGGGTCTTTGTTAGCCTTTCAAACCAGAGTTGgtttctgcttctgaaataaTGCTCCTTACAGAGCTCAGCCCGTGCCACTGGATCCTGCTGAAGATGGAGAGTGCTTGGAGGAGGAGTAGATGTGATCTGACCTCGATTTTTATGCTAAAACGAGTTAAATGAGGAGTTTAAATGCTCCTCCTACTTGAGCTGAGTTTTGTACATTTGTATagttttttacaattttttacggctttctttcagcttttgtaCAAGACTAAAAGTCTGAGAGATGGCACAAACACTGGAgatgttaattaatttttactatTTGGCACTTAATATTCATTGCAAACCACAGGCTTaatttttgtcttggtttgcTTAAATTCCTCCTGCATGTTGGGCAGCTTTTGTCTTTCACCTTTTGACTGCCTGGTGCTTGTCCAAGACTTGCACGATCATGGctgttctgtttctgaaaagcagATCTTTGTTTTAATAAACTGAAGACTTCTGAGCACACACCTGTGTTGTGTCTTTACTGTAGTAAAAGCTTTTAATGGAAATTTCTTTGTCCAAAGCTGGGAAACTGGAAACTGGTGGGAAACAGAGAGACACTGGAGAGGTGGGTGGGCAGCTGAAACTTGCTCTGATTAGAGGTGAAGGTTAATTAAAACAAACTGGTTGTTCTAAAGAATCAGAACTCTGAAAGCTGGGGGAGCAATAAATggctaaaataaaatcaaact from Sylvia atricapilla isolate bSylAtr1 chromosome 13, bSylAtr1.pri, whole genome shotgun sequence includes the following:
- the PCLAF gene encoding PCNA-associated factor isoform X2; amino-acid sequence: MARTKVDQRGRAFRKVLVARAPRKALGSSSINARPPLPSRRGDRRPAGLNRVCVRPVPAWQRGIGDFLKLASKENRVPDGEMPGPSSLEYSQTARESL
- the PCLAF gene encoding PCNA-associated factor isoform X1: MARTKVDQRGRAFRKVLVARAPRKALGSSSINARPPLPSRRGDRRPAGLNRVCVRPVPAWQRGIGDFLKLASKENRVPDGEMPGPSSLEAQPVPLDPAEDGECLEEE